A single window of Achromobacter xylosoxidans DNA harbors:
- a CDS encoding DUF2069 domain-containing protein, whose amino-acid sequence MNPELNPRLRLAASVSLFALIVLCVTWETLAAPLRPGGSWMLLKALPLALPLRGIVRGNLYTYQWAAMLSLLYLMEGAVRAMSDPAPLSVLMAWGEIALSTIFFFSAIFYVRPAKRAARRQRA is encoded by the coding sequence ATGAACCCTGAACTCAACCCTCGCTTGCGCCTGGCGGCCTCGGTGTCGCTGTTCGCCCTGATCGTGCTGTGCGTCACCTGGGAGACGCTGGCGGCGCCGCTGCGCCCGGGGGGCTCCTGGATGCTGCTCAAGGCCTTGCCGCTGGCGCTGCCGCTGCGCGGCATCGTGCGCGGCAATCTCTACACCTACCAGTGGGCTGCGATGTTGTCGCTGCTGTACCTGATGGAGGGGGCGGTGCGCGCCATGTCGGACCCGGCGCCGCTGTCGGTGCTGATGGCGTGGGGCGAGATCGCGCTGTCGACGATTTTCTTCTTCAGCGCCATTTTCTATGTGCGGCCGGCCAAGCGGGCCGCCAGGAGGCAACGCGCGTGA
- a CDS encoding protein adenylyltransferase SelO, producing MNVHSLSDLRAVNSFAALPAAFYTRLAPQPLNQPRLLHANADAAALIGLDPSALRTPEFLRVFSGAEPLPGGDTLAAVYSGHQFGVWAGQLGDGRAHLLGEIQGPGGAWELQLKGSGLTPYSRMGDGRAVLRSSMREYLASEAMHGLGIPTTRALALVASDDPVWRETVETAAIVTRMSPSFVRFGSFEHWSSRRQPDMLRTLADYVIDRYYPECRAAPAGEPQDEAAPYVGLLREVTRRTALLMADWQAVGFCHGVMNTDNMSILGLTLDYGPYGFMDGFRLGHVCNHSDSEGRYSWNRQPSVALWNLYRLGGSLHTLAPDVDGLRAVLDEFEGVFTRAFHDRMGAKMGLAAWRPADEPLLDDLLKLMDANQADFTLTWRRLADAVSGDRAPFQDLFIDRAAASAWLDRLLARHAQDGRPAAEVAEAMNRVNPLYVLRNHLAEEAIRAAKAGDASEIDTLMTLLRAPFTARVGYEKYAGLPPDWANGIEVSCSS from the coding sequence GTGAACGTCCATTCCCTGTCCGACCTGCGGGCCGTCAACTCGTTTGCCGCATTGCCGGCCGCGTTCTACACCCGCCTGGCGCCCCAGCCGCTGAACCAGCCGCGCCTGCTGCATGCCAATGCGGATGCGGCGGCATTGATCGGGCTGGACCCGTCGGCGCTGCGGACGCCGGAATTCCTGCGGGTGTTTTCAGGCGCCGAGCCGTTGCCCGGCGGCGATACGCTGGCCGCGGTCTACAGCGGCCATCAGTTCGGCGTCTGGGCAGGGCAACTGGGCGACGGCCGCGCCCATTTGCTGGGCGAAATCCAGGGACCGGGCGGCGCCTGGGAGCTGCAGCTCAAGGGGTCGGGCCTGACGCCTTATTCACGCATGGGCGACGGCCGCGCCGTGCTGCGCTCGTCGATGCGCGAATACCTGGCGAGCGAGGCCATGCACGGCCTGGGCATACCGACCACCCGCGCACTGGCGCTGGTCGCCTCGGACGATCCGGTGTGGCGCGAAACCGTGGAAACCGCCGCCATCGTGACGCGCATGTCGCCCAGCTTCGTGCGCTTCGGTTCATTCGAACACTGGTCCTCGCGCCGCCAGCCGGACATGCTCAGGACGCTGGCCGACTACGTGATCGACCGCTATTACCCCGAATGCCGGGCCGCGCCGGCCGGTGAACCCCAGGACGAGGCCGCGCCCTATGTGGGGCTGCTGCGCGAAGTCACCCGGCGCACCGCGCTGCTGATGGCGGATTGGCAGGCCGTGGGGTTCTGCCACGGGGTCATGAACACCGACAACATGTCGATCCTGGGCCTCACCCTCGACTATGGTCCCTACGGCTTCATGGACGGATTCCGGTTGGGCCATGTCTGCAACCATTCCGATTCGGAAGGCCGTTATTCCTGGAATCGGCAGCCTTCCGTGGCCCTGTGGAATCTCTACCGGCTGGGCGGCAGCCTGCACACGCTGGCCCCGGACGTCGACGGCTTGCGCGCCGTGCTGGACGAATTCGAAGGCGTGTTCACGCGCGCTTTCCATGACCGCATGGGCGCCAAGATGGGCCTGGCGGCGTGGCGGCCGGCGGATGAACCGTTGCTGGACGACCTGCTCAAGCTGATGGACGCCAACCAGGCCGACTTCACCCTGACCTGGCGCCGCCTGGCCGATGCGGTGTCGGGCGACCGGGCCCCGTTCCAGGACCTGTTCATAGACCGCGCCGCCGCGTCGGCCTGGCTCGACCGCCTGCTGGCGCGCCACGCCCAGGACGGGCGTCCGGCGGCCGAGGTGGCCGAGGCCATGAACCGGGTCAACCCCTTATATGTATTGCGCAACCATCTGGCGGAAGAGGCGATCCGCGCCGCCAAGGCCGGCGACGCCAGCGAGATCGACACCCTGATGACGTTGTTGCGGGCGCCGTTCACGGCCAGAGTTGGCTACGAAAAGTATGCCGGCCTGCCGCCGGACTGGGCCAACGGCATCGAAGTCAGCTGTTCGTCTTGA
- a CDS encoding response regulator transcription factor, whose product MPGADGLLCIGLLEDDADFREELALGLGGYGFRVAFACDNAAAFYRRLQEQPCDIVILDAHLPGEDGFSVATRLRALSPVGIVMLTGRSALEDRVRGLEGGADVYMTKPVDLLELSSVIRSLARRMRLAKAPRPVDAETRAAADTSWSLQDGGWILVAPDGASLHLSAQERTFLMALMDAAGSAVSRQALAELFLPDSPGGFELRRIDVLVSRLRAKAQSAGLKLPVLSVRGQGYVFAA is encoded by the coding sequence ATGCCTGGCGCAGATGGTTTGCTGTGTATCGGCCTGCTTGAGGATGATGCGGACTTCCGGGAGGAGTTGGCGTTGGGCCTGGGCGGGTACGGTTTCCGTGTGGCGTTCGCCTGTGACAATGCCGCGGCGTTTTACCGCCGTTTGCAGGAGCAACCCTGCGATATCGTCATTCTGGATGCCCATCTTCCCGGAGAGGACGGTTTTTCAGTGGCGACGCGCCTGCGGGCGCTCAGCCCCGTCGGCATCGTCATGCTGACGGGCCGCAGCGCGCTCGAAGACCGGGTGCGCGGCCTGGAAGGCGGCGCCGATGTCTACATGACCAAGCCGGTCGACCTGCTCGAACTCAGTTCGGTCATCCGCAGCCTGGCGCGCCGCATGCGCCTGGCCAAGGCGCCGCGGCCGGTCGATGCTGAAACGCGCGCGGCCGCCGACACCTCCTGGTCGTTGCAGGACGGCGGCTGGATCCTGGTGGCGCCGGACGGCGCCTCGCTGCACCTGAGCGCCCAGGAGCGCACTTTTCTCATGGCCTTGATGGATGCGGCGGGTTCGGCGGTCAGCCGCCAGGCATTGGCCGAGCTGTTCCTGCCCGACAGCCCGGGCGGCTTCGAACTGCGCCGTATCGATGTGCTGGTGAGTCGCTTGCGCGCCAAGGCGCAGAGCGCGGGCCTGAAGCTGCCGGTGTTGTCGGTACGCGGACAGGGCTACGTATTCGCCGCCTGA
- a CDS encoding sensor histidine kinase, translated as MLFWPGTALAAGSGHSPPDLQIGLAAGIAVACAAACAVAWIYSRAAIFGAGLAFALVEGILRAQPALFPAGALQAGSYAALLALSIPLISGRPVASRLAAACHWTCIALTGVAALALIFVYDGDGGMAPALIAGAGAAASAALALWFLAAAARSGPQRAATAALGLAYLLSIAILARDAGFVPGDGSLVLPLARLLLVLAALLLAGLAQRGTGSAAPHARADADQLVQGELRLVEMASALDTQRQMNALISHELRAPLATISAAAQSLDMILSGSGETVDSRLARIHRSVSRMTELMEQLLNQDRLGEQAWTPRGELTDMSELASDVVMAMQPDTAHALRLQTSGDALPVYCDRPLTSVVVRNLIHNAVKYSPASEPIRIETGQVEVNGAPMAWVAVTDRGPGIGPDEQARIFEPRFRRAAHRETQGMGIGLYLARRICQSQGGSLTMQSEVGVGTRFVITLPARAPAPGERDQAANT; from the coding sequence GTGCTTTTCTGGCCAGGCACCGCCCTGGCCGCCGGATCCGGCCATTCCCCTCCAGACCTGCAGATCGGCCTTGCCGCAGGCATCGCCGTGGCTTGCGCCGCGGCCTGCGCCGTCGCCTGGATTTATTCGCGCGCGGCGATCTTTGGCGCCGGCCTGGCATTCGCGCTGGTCGAAGGCATATTGCGCGCCCAGCCGGCGCTGTTTCCCGCCGGCGCATTGCAGGCAGGTTCGTACGCCGCGCTGCTGGCCCTGTCCATTCCCCTGATCTCGGGCCGCCCCGTCGCCTCGCGGCTGGCCGCGGCCTGCCACTGGACCTGCATCGCATTGACCGGCGTGGCAGCGCTGGCGCTGATCTTCGTCTATGACGGTGACGGCGGCATGGCGCCTGCGCTGATCGCCGGCGCGGGCGCCGCCGCCAGCGCGGCACTGGCCCTGTGGTTCCTGGCCGCGGCGGCGCGATCCGGCCCGCAAAGGGCCGCGACGGCGGCGCTGGGCCTGGCCTATCTGCTGTCGATCGCGATCCTGGCGCGCGACGCCGGATTCGTGCCCGGCGACGGCTCCCTGGTGTTGCCGCTGGCGCGGCTGCTGCTGGTGCTGGCCGCCCTGCTCCTGGCCGGGTTGGCCCAGCGCGGCACAGGCTCGGCCGCCCCCCACGCCAGGGCCGACGCCGACCAATTGGTACAGGGCGAACTGCGGCTGGTGGAAATGGCGAGCGCGCTGGACACGCAGCGCCAGATGAACGCCCTGATCTCGCACGAACTGCGAGCGCCGCTGGCCACGATCAGCGCGGCCGCCCAGTCGCTCGACATGATCCTGTCCGGCAGCGGCGAAACCGTCGATAGCCGCCTGGCCCGCATTCACCGGTCGGTGAGCCGGATGACCGAGCTGATGGAGCAACTGCTGAACCAGGACCGGCTCGGGGAACAGGCCTGGACGCCGCGCGGCGAACTGACCGACATGTCCGAGCTGGCCAGCGACGTCGTCATGGCCATGCAGCCCGACACCGCCCACGCGCTGCGCCTGCAGACGAGCGGCGATGCGTTGCCGGTGTACTGCGACCGCCCGTTGACCAGCGTGGTGGTCCGCAACCTGATCCACAATGCCGTCAAGTATTCGCCGGCCAGCGAACCGATCCGGATCGAAACCGGCCAGGTCGAGGTAAACGGCGCGCCGATGGCATGGGTAGCGGTGACCGACCGCGGCCCGGGCATCGGCCCGGATGAACAGGCGCGCATCTTCGAGCCGCGCTTTCGTCGCGCCGCGCATCGCGAGACCCAGGGGATGGGGATCGGCCTGTACCTGGCGCGGCGCATCTGCCAGAGCCAGGGCGGTTCACTGACGATGCAAAGCGAAGTGGGCGTAGGCACGCGTTTCGTGATTACGCTGCCCGCCCGGGCGCCCGCGCCGGGCGAGCGCGATCAGGCGGCGAATACGTAG